A segment of the Parasteatoda tepidariorum isolate YZ-2023 unplaced genomic scaffold, CAS_Ptep_4.0 HiC_scaffold_1037, whole genome shotgun sequence genome:
TAAAATAAGGCTCTTAACAACATGATGATCAGATGGTAAAATAATTGgaactttaaagttttcattgtctTCTCGcataatgatttttgttttaattctcaCAAGTCCATTAGCGTCTGTAAATATTGACAGGAGTTTCAGACTCTTCAATTTTTTGCCTTGGAATGAGTCTTCTTGAACCCTTTTCAAGATTTTGAGTTCAGCTTTAATAAACTCTTCTACAGATAATTTTCCTGTTTTCTTACTGCTTGctctgaaattttcaaaaaatctatatatccAGCCTGTAATTCTGATTATTTTCTTGTAGGATGATATGTTGTAAAATTCGTcatcttttatatttgaagatgataaaatgattttcttcttcttggcATACACTATTTTTTCATCAGGAACTCGATCAAAATTAGGCCAGTTTTCTCTTGATTCTTTAAGCCAAGATGTTCCTTCGTGCCATTGTCTCTTCAATAGGGTTTTAACTGTGCAACCTCTTGAAGGCAAATCCGCTGGATTTTGGGTTCCCGGAACAAACTTCCAGTCACTGGCTTTTGAAAGTCTTCTAATTTCGTCAACTCGATTGGATACGAAAATCGTCCAAGGGCCTTCTTTCCTTATCCAATAAAGAGCGTCCATGGAGTCGCTccagaaaaatgtttcaatatctTCCAAtcttaaatccttttttactGTATCAGCCAATCTAGCTCCAATGTTACATGCAAGTAATTCTAATCTTGGTATTGACACTTTTTTCAATGGGGCAACTCTAGATCTTTCTTGAATAAGTTGGCAAGTAACTTTTCTATTCCTTTCCGCCCTCAAAAAGATGCAAGTCGGATATGCCACCATGGAAGCGTCACAAAAGATATGAAGTGTTAAGCTTGATTTAGAAAGATTTAAGTTTGAAAGTCTACGAGAAATTTTGAAGTTGctcaattcttttaattcttctttccATTTTTCGAATCTCTTAATTATTTCGTCGGGCAATTTTGAATCCCAAGAAATTCCAATCTTCCAGCATTCTTGTAGAAGAAGTTTCGGGATCAACGTTATAGGACAAGTGAACCCTATAGGATCGAACAGCTGGTGTGCCATAGATAGGATTTTTCTCTTGGTAACTGGTTTActattgttttcttctttaaccAGCTCACAGGATAAAGTGTCATTTTGCTTGTCCCATTTTAGGCCTAATACGGACACTTCCTTTTCACAGATGGAATTATCTTGCACAAATTCGTTCATTTCAAGTAGGTAGTTATTTTCATAGCCACGTAAATCAAATTTAGcagcttttaaaattctctGAGATTCAGATCTAAAATATTCCAATTCTGAAGCTGAGTCTACACTTGCAATGCAATTATCAACATACATAGAGTCTTTGATCTTCACTGCAAGACTTTTCAATGGCTCTTCTACCTGATCTAATACATGATTCAGAACAGCCGCAAGTAAGAAGGGGCTACATGACATTCCGAATACTACTCTACAATGTCTATATGTAATTATCTTTTGAGGATCTCCGTCTTTCAACCACATGAATCGTAAACAATCCCCATCAGATTCGTTAAgagatatttgtaaaaatgccTGTTTGACATCCGATATTACTCCGATCTTTCCCCATCTAAACCTATTTAATACAGCTGGGATAATTTCTATGAGATTTGGGCCCTTTTCTATGCATTCATTTATTGATACGGAGTTTTTGGTTTCAGCTGATCCGTCAAAATAGGACGTACTTTAAAGgttgaattatctttaaaaattgccCTATATGGCAAATAATGTATTCCAAAGCTTTTAGAATAATCATTACCCTCATTAACTTGCTCTATTATACATTCTTTTTCCCATTGGTTAAAAACCTCTTGATAATCATTTAACCGATTCGCTGATTAAGTCAACTCTTTATTATCGGGTAAAGGAGGATGACCATCTAACCAGGGTAAATTAGCCGTATATCGGCCCGTACTGTCTCTACCAACCGTTTCTCTGAAATGTTTCAAAGCAAGTTCTTGGGTTTGTGTTTTAGAGCGTTTTTCACTACTATCTTTAATACCCAAGGTATCTAAATTCCAGAGATCttcaatttttgcattatttacatGCAATGACAATAACATTGAGCTAGTTGTAGATGTTCCCTCTACCTCAGATTTACCCATTACTGTCCACCCTAACTAAGTATGTACAGCAACCAAACCTCCCTTAAGGTGTTTTACTTTTCCTGTCAATATCTTTCCAGCGTAGTCAGCTCCAATGAACAAATGAATCTCGCCAGAATCTCTTTCATATAAACAGGACCTATCATTAATCATCGTATCACTAATATAAATACCCAGATCTTTTAATTCGTTTAAACAATATGCATCATTCATTTTGGGTACGGAAGCACAAATCTTTTTCTCATCTAAAACCTCTAACTCACAATTATAGCTTCCATCAACATTTAATAAGTTTAGacaatatttttgatgtatttcAGTATGTTCAATTCCACCGAATAATCCATGATTCACGGATTCTTTCCCGGACCCTTTTAAACCCATTTTTCCAGCAACAAATTTTGTGACATACGATCTCTGACTACCTTGATCGATTATTACCCTTATTaactgtttcaaattattttctttaatgcatACTATTAAAGTTTGAAGATAAACTTCCCGCGAACAGTTATTATTCGAAAGTGtagtattttctattatttctggtttttcattttttgaatatttattatcctgAAAACACATAATTTCAACGTGTTTTTTATTGCAATGAGAGCATTTAACCTTTTCCCTGCACATTGAGCTCATGTGATTTTCCCGAGACATCTAAAACAAATgcccttttttaataaaattgatttgctTTTATCTAAGGATAAACTTTTTCCATATTCACAATTTAAACCAGAACAATTTAACTCACCGCAAAACGGACACGACCTTGCTTTAGAAGTAGaatcataaacaaataattcattGGCAGTAGGATTTCCTTCGCGATCATATTTCACTTCCCGCTCCCCCCTTTTGTGGTGACGCCAACTACCTTCATTAATATTCGGATACGGCGgcgaattttgtttttctttcactcTCATTAAATCAGTCTTCTATTTTGCTATCAACtgcttattcaaaaaattaatcaaatcagttaaagaatatttttctccgaattctttattaaattcaaatattaaatcgtTTGGGATTGACTTAAGTATTACGGGGGATAATAAAGTACTAAAAGTATCTGATGAAATACCTAACGATTCTAAACTTCTTATATggatttgtattttatcaaataattgccgaaaattttttacatcaccAGAACGCTTTAAAGGggtaatttctaataattgacTCATGTGGTTGTTtatcaatgtttattttcttccgAAGCGCTGTTCTAGCAAATCAATAGctttaacataattttctgAGGAAATAATAGCAAAACCTCCTATCGTTTCTAAAGCTGTTCCACATAGATGagcttttaaatagttaaatttattgacATCATCTAACGATTTGTTCTTATGTATCGATGTTTCGAAAGAGTTCCAGAAAGTAAGCCAATCACTTATATTTCCCGAAAATTTCGGGATTACTATCTTCGGTAATTTTATATTCAGCATTTCTGGTTTCGTTACTACTTCCACTTCGCGATTAGTAGTAGGAGCTATATGTTGGGGAAAATTGAGAGGTTCccgaatatttttcttttgattcaaattatgcaaatatttattagcttTAAATCTCCACGTTACTGTCTTTTCACGGTATTCTTCTGCAGTTTCTAATTCTTTATCTAAATCCTCTGGTTTAAACAGATTTTCTAATTCAGAATCAACTGTTTTGAGAGACTcgaatttatcatttaattgttCAATAATTAGTTCAATTTCGGTTTCTTCATCagttatttcgtttttttgaatttctgattCTATCTTTGAAATTAGCTTAGTAAC
Coding sequences within it:
- the LOC122272654 gene encoding uncharacterized protein, translated to MATNIELLKKKRTTLRTSVTKLISKIESEIQKNEITDEETEIELIIEQLNDKFESLKTVDSELENLFKPEDLDKELETAEEYREKTVTWRFKANKYLHNLNQKKNIREPLNFPQHIAPTTNREVEVVTKPEMLNIKLPKIVIPKFSGNISDWLTFWNSFETSIHKNKSLDDVNKFNYLKAHLCGTALETIGGFAIISSENYVKAIDLLEQRFGRK
- the LOC122272653 gene encoding uncharacterized protein — protein: MWLKDGDPQKIITYRHCRVVFGMSCSPFLLAAVLNHVLDQVEEPLKSLAVKIKDSMYVDNCIASVDSASELEYFRSESQRILKAAKFDLRGYENNYLLEMNEFVQDNSICEKEVSVLGLKWDKQNDTLSCELVKEENNSKPVTKRKILSMAHQLFDPIGFTCPITLIPKLLLQECWKIGISWDSKLPDEIIKRFEKWKEELKELSNFKISRRLSNLNLSKSSLTLHIFCDASMVAYPTCIFLRAERNRKVTCQLIQERSRVAPLKKVSIPRLELLACNIGARLADTVKKDLRLEDIETFFWSDSMDALYWIRKEGPWTIFVSNRVDEIRRLSKASDWKFVPGTQNPADLPSRGCTVKTLLKRQWHEGTSWLKESRENWPNFDRVPDEKIVYAKKKKIILSSSNIKDDEFYNISSYKKIIRITGWIYRFFENFRASSKKTGKLSVEEFIKAELKILKRVQEDSFQGKKLKSLKLLSIFTDANGLVRIKTKIIMREDNENFKVPIILPSDHHVVKSLILHKHQELGHPGVQSLMVALREDYWILKARRTVKKVLKTCITCQRFNVKRPEIPEGILPEDRVKNASIFEVIGVDVAGPLLTKDNKKEIETVLCDCESQLNSRPLTYVSDDPDDLCPLTPNLFLKDTRTSSTTVLDRLKLTDKTELSKRLVYRRRLMTDLRARFRSEYLSQLHHRLTVRKTTYHPKVGDIILIWNDNHKKIHWPLGRILSVYSSKDGLIRRAKVKTKSGILIRPIENLCPLELDEENLNSEDQLPETSKDEPERTSSDIPDSVPATTRVGRVVLPPSRFGQ